One window of the Conexibacter sp. SYSU D00693 genome contains the following:
- a CDS encoding MlaD family protein translates to MTAGGRQHAAALLRFVALAAAGVAALSYLFVMQRGPVPLRDTYEVKAQFTDANGVVGGLGQPVNVAGVKVGAVTRSEVDEAGNAVVTMAIERDELPRVHDDARATLEPITPLKDMQVELSPGTASRPALRDGAVIGEGSTTSPAELSTLLSALDGDTRAYLQTLLRSLQVGTRDRALNLRLMFRALGPTARQAGELADAVAGRRRELARLVSNLARVTRAASDDRQLARLVQAGDRTLSAVAEQDRALGATLDELPSTLQVTLSSLDHTAAFARRLAPTTRALTPSLRALPAALSPATSFGAATSRALRTQVRPFVREAQPLVRDLTPAATKLAEQAQPLTTVTRMTNYILNELAYNPPGNDEGNLFWLAYFFHNFGSAFTLGDAHGPIGSAMALVSCSQLTASAPGQLIGLLTGAASACREPEGGG, encoded by the coding sequence ATGACCGCGGGCGGTCGGCAGCACGCGGCGGCCCTGCTGCGCTTCGTGGCCCTCGCCGCCGCCGGCGTGGCCGCGCTGTCCTACCTCTTCGTCATGCAACGCGGGCCGGTGCCACTGCGTGACACCTACGAGGTCAAGGCGCAGTTCACGGACGCCAACGGGGTCGTCGGGGGCCTCGGCCAGCCGGTGAACGTCGCCGGCGTGAAGGTGGGCGCCGTGACGAGGTCCGAGGTCGACGAGGCCGGCAACGCCGTCGTCACGATGGCGATCGAGCGCGACGAGCTGCCGCGCGTGCACGACGACGCCCGCGCGACGCTCGAGCCGATCACGCCGCTCAAGGACATGCAGGTCGAGCTGTCGCCGGGAACGGCGTCGCGGCCCGCTCTGCGCGACGGGGCGGTGATCGGCGAGGGCTCGACCACGTCGCCCGCGGAGCTGTCCACGCTGCTGTCGGCGCTCGACGGCGACACGCGCGCCTACCTGCAGACGCTGCTGCGCTCGCTGCAGGTCGGCACCAGGGACCGGGCGCTGAACCTGCGCCTGATGTTCCGGGCGCTCGGCCCGACGGCGCGCCAGGCCGGCGAGCTGGCCGACGCCGTCGCCGGGCGCCGGCGGGAGCTGGCGCGGCTGGTGAGCAACCTCGCGCGCGTGACCCGGGCGGCGAGCGACGACCGCCAGCTCGCGCGGCTCGTGCAGGCCGGCGACCGCACGCTCTCGGCCGTCGCCGAGCAGGACCGGGCGCTGGGTGCCACGCTCGACGAGCTGCCGAGCACGCTGCAGGTCACCCTCTCCTCGCTGGACCACACGGCCGCGTTCGCCCGCCGGCTCGCCCCGACCACCCGGGCACTGACGCCCTCGCTGCGCGCGCTGCCGGCGGCGCTGTCGCCGGCGACGTCGTTCGGCGCCGCGACCTCGCGCGCGCTGCGCACGCAGGTCCGGCCCTTCGTCCGCGAGGCCCAGCCGCTCGTGCGCGACCTCACGCCCGCCGCCACGAAGCTCGCCGAGCAGGCCCAGCCGCTGACGACCGTCACGCGGATGACGAACTACATCCTCAACGAGCTCGCCTACAACCCGCCAGGCAACGACGAGGGCAACCTCTTCTGGCTCGCGTACTTCTTCCACAACTTCGGGTCGGCGTTCACGCTCGGCGACGCCCACGGTCCCATCGGGTCGGCGATGGCGCTCGTGAGCTGCTCGCAGTTGACCGCCTCGGCGCCGGGACAGCTCATCGGCCTGCTCACCGGCGCCGCCAGCGCATGCCGGGAACCGGAAGGCGGCGGCTGA
- a CDS encoding MlaD family protein produces the protein MIRRRSRRRELRAAAIGVLLVVAFTVAVFTKDNPFADHHEVQAVFSTAATLSEGSEVRIGGQRVGEVTAIGPGPSPATSQVTMRIDDREPAIRTDAELAVQPRLALEGNSYVRVSPGSPDRPELEEGATIPRAQTSVAVQLDQAISTFDQPARSALADTIRELGDGLGTTPPSPRAPRPGYAELQDAARELERALPPMAVAARAARGERPGDLRRAVRTTGEVTGQLAQDPAALDGLVRHYATVSRTLASRDAALRRTLAGFAATLADAPGDLRDIDAALPALTRFAGELRPALRAAPPALSALGGAAREVTRATRPGELPALLERTGPLVRAVPVLERRLGAVLPQVEAIGRCLTSTVVPALDGKIQDGHLTTGGTVWQEALWMASSLAGAASAFDANGGTLRLGVTESEQAIGINTGSGPLGRLSGLSPDGDVGMNPTWLGYGVYPAMRPDVPCQDQQLPDYGARRRPGAPAAFRDAGKATPRRMTQDRLEALLRQLRSPKTLLKQAVEATR, from the coding sequence GTGATCCGCCGCCGCAGCCGCCGCCGGGAGCTGCGCGCCGCCGCGATCGGCGTCCTGCTCGTCGTCGCCTTCACGGTGGCGGTGTTCACCAAGGACAACCCCTTCGCCGACCACCACGAGGTCCAGGCGGTCTTCTCCACGGCCGCGACCCTGAGCGAGGGCTCGGAGGTGCGCATCGGCGGTCAGCGCGTCGGCGAGGTCACGGCCATCGGCCCGGGGCCGTCGCCCGCGACGTCCCAGGTGACGATGCGCATCGACGACCGCGAGCCGGCGATCCGCACCGACGCCGAGCTGGCGGTGCAGCCCCGCCTCGCGCTCGAGGGCAACAGCTACGTGCGCGTCTCGCCCGGCAGCCCGGACCGACCCGAGCTCGAGGAGGGCGCCACGATCCCGCGGGCGCAGACGAGCGTCGCGGTGCAGCTCGACCAGGCGATCTCCACCTTCGACCAGCCCGCGCGCAGCGCCCTGGCCGACACGATCCGCGAGCTCGGCGACGGGCTGGGCACCACGCCGCCGTCGCCGCGCGCGCCGCGACCCGGCTACGCCGAGCTCCAGGACGCCGCGCGCGAGCTGGAGCGCGCGCTGCCGCCGATGGCCGTCGCCGCGCGCGCCGCCCGCGGCGAGCGGCCGGGCGACCTGCGCCGCGCCGTGCGCACCACGGGCGAGGTGACCGGGCAGCTCGCGCAGGACCCCGCCGCGCTCGACGGGCTCGTGCGCCACTACGCGACGGTGAGCCGGACGCTGGCCTCGCGCGACGCCGCGCTGCGCCGCACGCTGGCGGGCTTCGCCGCGACGCTGGCCGACGCCCCGGGCGACCTGCGCGACATCGACGCCGCGCTGCCCGCGCTCACGCGCTTCGCGGGCGAGCTGCGCCCGGCGCTGCGCGCCGCCCCGCCCGCGCTCTCCGCGCTCGGCGGCGCCGCCCGCGAGGTCACCCGCGCCACCCGGCCCGGCGAGCTGCCGGCGCTGCTCGAGCGCACCGGGCCACTGGTCCGCGCGGTGCCGGTGCTCGAGCGCCGGCTCGGCGCCGTCCTGCCGCAGGTCGAGGCGATCGGCCGCTGCCTGACGTCCACCGTCGTCCCGGCGCTCGACGGCAAGATCCAGGACGGCCACCTGACGACCGGGGGGACGGTCTGGCAGGAGGCGCTGTGGATGGCGTCGTCGCTCGCGGGCGCCGCGTCGGCCTTCGACGCCAACGGCGGCACGCTGCGCCTCGGCGTCACCGAGAGCGAGCAGGCGATCGGGATCAACACCGGGTCGGGGCCGCTCGGGCGCCTGTCGGGCCTGTCGCCCGACGGCGACGTCGGCATGAACCCGACGTGGCTGGGCTACGGCGTCTACCCCGCGATGCGTCCGGACGTCCCCTGCCAGGACCAGCAGCTCCCGGACTACGGGGCGCGCCGCCGGCCCGGGGCTCCCGCGGCGTTCCGCGACGCGGGGAAGGCCACGCCGCGGCGGATGACCCAGGACCGCCTCGAGGCGCTGCTGCGCCAGCTGCGCAGCCCCAAGACGCTGCTCAAGCAGGCCGTGGAGGCGACACGATGA
- a CDS encoding MlaD family protein, with translation MTPRPTTGRRRRRDPLRTAGLVGVVALLAAAAIFKVSYDALTGLPGQSHYELTVAVPNASRLNPSDEVRIGGLRVGQVLEVEPVAPSGRRPHAEVRLQLDRDVEPLRDSTRVSVQTGSVLGASYVRLEPGEDGGAVADGGRLDLAQAGPSTQLTDLLDVFDRATSRNVRRFLAESSAGVAGRGDDLNEGLRSFAALLPPLSSVARGLAAASTDLDGFVAGADRASAAFAAAAPQLGSMVRGGARTFTALAAEDRALRATLDAAPGAEAATTRALRRARPGLRATADVLSDLRPAAPLLDDALRAADRTLRAGRPALAAFRPFAPRLGTALGDVRRLSRRPSTDGAIRKATELFATNAPLFDLLAQMQATCNTLANWATGFASTFGDVGSGDGPAIAHIEVTSLGAEGETLQSSRPAPNLASNEYARNGDQECESGNEPFTGRQIRTNPEGLQPRTTSDTDPDPAVVERARSAGLLAEEPR, from the coding sequence ATGACGCCGCGCCCGACCACCGGCCGGCGCCGGCGCCGCGATCCGCTGCGCACCGCGGGCCTCGTCGGCGTGGTCGCGCTGCTCGCCGCCGCGGCGATCTTCAAGGTCTCCTACGACGCCCTGACCGGCCTGCCCGGCCAGTCGCACTACGAGCTGACCGTCGCCGTGCCGAACGCCAGCCGGCTCAACCCGTCCGACGAGGTCCGCATCGGCGGCCTGCGCGTCGGCCAGGTCCTCGAGGTCGAGCCCGTCGCGCCCTCGGGCCGGCGCCCCCACGCCGAGGTCCGCCTGCAGCTCGACCGCGACGTCGAGCCGCTGCGCGACAGCACGCGCGTGAGCGTGCAGACCGGCTCGGTCCTCGGCGCGAGCTACGTCCGCCTCGAGCCCGGCGAGGACGGGGGAGCGGTCGCCGACGGCGGCCGCCTGGACCTCGCGCAGGCCGGGCCCTCGACGCAGCTCACCGACCTGCTCGACGTCTTCGACCGCGCGACCTCGCGCAACGTCCGCCGCTTCCTCGCCGAGTCCAGCGCCGGGGTCGCCGGGCGCGGCGACGACCTCAACGAGGGGCTGCGCTCGTTCGCCGCGCTCCTGCCGCCGCTGAGCTCCGTCGCACGCGGCCTCGCCGCGGCGTCCACCGACCTCGACGGCTTCGTCGCGGGCGCCGACCGCGCGAGCGCCGCGTTCGCCGCCGCGGCGCCGCAGCTGGGCTCGATGGTGCGTGGCGGCGCACGCACCTTCACCGCGCTGGCCGCCGAGGACCGCGCGCTGCGGGCCACGCTCGACGCTGCGCCCGGTGCCGAGGCGGCGACGACCCGCGCGCTGCGCCGCGCCCGGCCCGGGCTGCGCGCCACGGCCGACGTCCTGTCCGACCTGCGGCCCGCCGCGCCGCTGCTCGACGACGCGCTGCGCGCGGCCGACCGCACGCTGCGCGCGGGCCGGCCGGCGCTCGCCGCGTTCCGGCCGTTCGCTCCGCGCCTGGGCACCGCGCTTGGCGACGTGCGCCGCCTCTCGCGGCGTCCGAGCACCGACGGCGCGATCCGCAAGGCGACCGAGCTGTTCGCCACGAACGCCCCGCTGTTCGACCTGCTGGCGCAGATGCAGGCGACGTGCAACACGCTGGCCAACTGGGCCACCGGCTTCGCCAGCACGTTCGGCGACGTCGGCAGCGGCGACGGGCCGGCGATCGCCCACATCGAGGTGACCAGCCTCGGGGCCGAGGGCGAGACGCTGCAGAGCTCGAGGCCGGCGCCGAACCTCGCCAGCAACGAGTACGCGCGCAACGGCGACCAGGAGTGCGAGTCGGGCAACGAGCCGTTCACCGGCCGTCAGATCCGCACGAACCCCGAGGGGCTGCAGCCGCGCACGACGTCGGACACCGACCCCGACCCCGCCGTGGTCGAGCGCGCCCGGTCCGCCGGCCTGCTCGCGGAGGAGCCGCGGTGA
- a CDS encoding MlaD family protein, giving the protein MRRRLGVLAIAVAVVAVAVLVTREQRDAGTGRVDVVFDTAKGMVEGQLVKIAGARAGRVDDVRLTADNQARMRLRVEERFLPFRADASCRILPEGPISENYVECDPGQRTGSRLASSAGAPTVPVAQTTAPVSIQDLLDVFAAPAEQRMRLLLNELGIATAGRGEDVDDLLRRSNPALSRTTEVLRVVNGQRDALRRAIAQTDEVLDGLAADERAVDRFAGGAAATAEATASRRAQLGTAVRELPGMLREVRAGLRSVDRATAAGEPLLGDLEAAAPVLERVTTSLPGFARQGTPAVQQVAAAAKEGRRAVRPARKVARSADALGDVTPVIRDVKRLQVSSRDQGAIEQLLRVPYSLANLASLYNGVSHVITLFAGVQIQCIVPTPQPIRGCDATYRAGGVPINDPGQLGRTHQVLRDALERLLGPANRQRRPRPAAPGRRPAASKPATPALPDLQPLPGKAEKPVKALPEAVRKALDDVQGLLTPPKQPDAAKGDGVRRLLDLLLGP; this is encoded by the coding sequence ATGAGGCGCCGGCTCGGGGTCCTCGCGATCGCCGTGGCGGTCGTCGCCGTCGCCGTGCTCGTCACGCGCGAGCAGCGCGACGCGGGCACCGGCCGGGTCGACGTCGTCTTCGACACCGCCAAGGGCATGGTGGAGGGCCAGCTGGTGAAGATCGCCGGCGCGCGGGCCGGCCGCGTCGACGACGTCCGCCTCACCGCCGACAACCAGGCCCGGATGCGGCTGCGCGTCGAGGAGCGCTTCCTGCCGTTCCGGGCCGACGCGAGCTGCCGGATCCTCCCCGAGGGACCGATCAGCGAGAACTACGTCGAGTGCGACCCGGGGCAGCGGACCGGTTCGCGGCTGGCGTCGAGCGCGGGCGCCCCGACCGTGCCCGTCGCCCAGACGACGGCGCCCGTCTCCATCCAGGACCTCCTCGACGTCTTCGCGGCGCCGGCCGAGCAGCGCATGCGCCTACTGCTCAACGAGCTCGGGATCGCGACCGCGGGGCGCGGCGAGGACGTCGACGACCTGCTGCGCCGCAGCAACCCGGCGCTGAGCCGGACGACCGAGGTCCTGCGGGTGGTCAACGGCCAGCGCGACGCGCTGCGCCGGGCGATCGCGCAGACCGACGAGGTGCTCGACGGGCTGGCCGCCGACGAGCGCGCCGTCGACCGGTTCGCCGGCGGGGCGGCGGCGACCGCCGAGGCGACGGCGTCGCGGCGCGCGCAGCTCGGCACGGCGGTGCGCGAGCTGCCGGGCATGCTGCGCGAGGTCCGCGCCGGCCTGCGCAGCGTCGACCGGGCCACTGCGGCGGGCGAGCCGCTCCTCGGGGACCTCGAGGCCGCCGCCCCGGTGCTCGAGCGGGTGACGACGAGCCTCCCGGGCTTCGCCCGCCAGGGCACGCCCGCCGTGCAGCAGGTCGCGGCGGCGGCCAAGGAGGGCCGGCGGGCGGTGCGCCCGGCGCGCAAGGTCGCGCGCAGCGCCGACGCCCTCGGCGACGTGACGCCCGTCATCCGCGACGTCAAGCGCCTCCAGGTCTCCTCGCGCGACCAGGGCGCGATCGAGCAGCTGCTGCGGGTGCCGTACTCGCTGGCCAACCTCGCCTCGCTCTACAACGGCGTCTCGCACGTCATCACGCTCTTCGCCGGCGTCCAGATCCAGTGCATCGTCCCGACGCCGCAGCCGATCCGCGGCTGCGACGCCACCTACAGGGCGGGCGGCGTGCCGATCAACGACCCGGGCCAGCTGGGGCGGACGCACCAGGTGCTGCGCGACGCCCTCGAGCGGCTGCTCGGACCCGCCAATCGCCAGCGCCGGCCGCGCCCGGCCGCGCCCGGACGCCGCCCCGCGGCCTCCAAGCCGGCGACGCCGGCGCTCCCCGACCTCCAGCCGCTCCCCGGCAAGGCCGAGAAGCCGGTCAAGGCCCTGCCCGAGGCCGTGCGCAAGGCGCTCGACGACGTCCAGGGGCTGCTCACCCCGCCCAAGCAGCCCGACGCCGCCAAGGGCGACGGCGTCCGCCGCCTCCTCGACCTCCTCCTCGGCCCATGA
- a CDS encoding MlaD family protein — MTSPRLLAAALAAVTALVVAGVLLTGDAPYRVHLRFTNAGLLVEGGQVKVAGRDVGEVERIALTKDGLADVTVALDSGEVVPLRRDARATIRSLGAATITNRYVDLSPGSRSAPPLDDGATLPASQTGGIVDLDAFLDTFDAGTRADLQALLSTSAELYAGSGARSFNRMLERFAPAAREVAGVTGDLAADGAQLTRLIRTADVAATRIAGRRTDLEDAIDSSARWMAAVAGEREALATTLRQAPPSLAVGRRTLDHARTAVDRLRPSLRLVPDTAKALDRFAGDVRPALRQGAPVAEELRSQLPGVRRTLAGLEPLAERAVPALEQAGKGMEGLEPIFRGLRIYAPDFVLGIVNGLAGVAASNYTRLGHYARLEFIQNPQTTIGGAFAKLLNNGPLIPGITDVRTGLTRRCPGAAAPPAKDGSSPIEVQGLCDPAHSIPLLVNEPPRRRSGG, encoded by the coding sequence ATGACCTCGCCGCGCCTCCTCGCCGCCGCGCTGGCCGCGGTCACCGCGCTCGTGGTGGCCGGCGTGCTGCTCACCGGCGACGCCCCATACCGCGTGCACCTGCGCTTCACCAACGCCGGCCTGCTCGTCGAGGGCGGCCAGGTCAAGGTCGCCGGGCGCGACGTGGGGGAGGTCGAGCGCATCGCGCTGACGAAGGACGGCCTGGCCGACGTGACCGTCGCGCTGGACAGCGGCGAGGTCGTGCCGCTGCGCCGCGACGCGCGGGCGACGATCCGGTCGCTCGGCGCCGCCACGATCACCAACCGCTACGTCGACCTGTCGCCGGGGTCGCGCTCCGCGCCCCCGCTGGACGACGGCGCGACGCTGCCCGCGAGCCAGACCGGCGGGATCGTCGACCTCGACGCGTTCCTCGACACGTTCGACGCCGGCACGCGCGCCGACCTCCAGGCGCTCCTGAGCACCTCCGCCGAGCTCTACGCCGGCTCGGGCGCGCGGTCCTTCAACCGGATGCTCGAGCGCTTCGCCCCGGCCGCCCGCGAGGTGGCGGGGGTGACGGGTGACCTCGCCGCCGACGGCGCGCAGCTCACGCGGCTGATCCGCACCGCCGACGTGGCCGCGACCCGCATCGCCGGGCGCCGGACCGACCTCGAGGACGCGATCGACAGCTCGGCGCGGTGGATGGCGGCGGTCGCGGGCGAGCGCGAGGCCCTGGCCACGACGCTGCGCCAGGCGCCGCCGTCGCTGGCCGTGGGTCGCCGGACGCTCGACCACGCCCGCACCGCGGTCGACCGGCTGCGCCCGTCGCTGCGCCTCGTCCCGGACACCGCCAAGGCGCTGGACCGGTTCGCCGGCGACGTGCGCCCGGCCCTGCGCCAGGGCGCCCCGGTGGCCGAGGAGCTGCGCTCGCAGCTGCCCGGCGTGCGCCGCACGCTGGCGGGCCTCGAGCCGCTGGCCGAGCGGGCGGTCCCGGCACTCGAGCAGGCCGGCAAGGGGATGGAGGGCCTCGAGCCGATCTTCCGCGGCCTGCGCATCTACGCGCCGGACTTCGTCCTGGGCATCGTCAACGGGCTGGCGGGCGTCGCGGCGAGCAACTACACGCGCCTGGGCCACTACGCGCGGCTCGAGTTCATCCAGAACCCGCAGACGACGATCGGCGGCGCCTTCGCGAAGCTCCTGAACAACGGGCCGCTGATCCCCGGCATCACCGACGTGCGCACGGGTCTGACGCGCCGCTGCCCGGGCGCCGCGGCGCCGCCCGCGAAGGACGGCTCGAGCCCGATCGAGGTCCAGGGGCTCTGCGACCCCGCGCACTCGATCCCGCTGCTGGTCAACGAGCCCCCGAGGCGCCGGAGCGGCGGATGA
- a CDS encoding ABC transporter permease has protein sequence MSVGVKGPGRVEESTRVFGQATDFSWRVLRSALSPRISRYAGEVLRQANILMTGSMLIILVMVFSFGLVIGIQASYGARLVGAPSAAGAFTAIGDLREIIPYAFGYMMAAKVSTGIVAELGTMRIADEIDALDVMGLDSVAYLASTRLLASWLILPFLYAIAVLVAFAASFIAVVLQIGQTSAGGYLELFWKFQNPGDLLFSGAKGMAMATFVVLVGCFYGYTVRGGPVEVGRATARAMIVNLMGIHAIGILGSQLFWGGAPRLPIGG, from the coding sequence ATGAGCGTCGGCGTCAAGGGCCCGGGGCGGGTCGAGGAGTCCACCCGCGTCTTCGGCCAGGCGACGGACTTCTCGTGGCGGGTGCTGCGCTCGGCGCTGTCGCCGCGGATCAGCCGCTACGCCGGCGAGGTCCTGCGCCAGGCCAACATCCTGATGACGGGGTCGATGCTGATCATCCTGGTGATGGTCTTCTCGTTCGGCCTGGTCATCGGGATCCAGGCCAGCTACGGCGCCCGCCTGGTCGGCGCGCCGTCGGCGGCCGGGGCCTTCACGGCGATCGGCGACCTGCGCGAGATCATCCCGTACGCCTTCGGCTACATGATGGCCGCGAAGGTCTCGACCGGGATCGTCGCCGAGCTCGGGACGATGCGCATCGCCGACGAGATCGACGCCCTGGACGTGATGGGGCTCGACTCGGTCGCCTACCTCGCGTCGACCCGGCTGCTGGCGAGCTGGCTCATCCTGCCGTTCCTCTACGCCATCGCGGTGCTCGTGGCCTTCGCCGCGTCGTTCATCGCCGTCGTCCTGCAGATCGGCCAGACCTCGGCCGGCGGCTACCTCGAGCTGTTCTGGAAGTTCCAGAACCCCGGCGACCTGCTGTTCAGCGGCGCGAAGGGCATGGCGATGGCGACGTTCGTCGTCCTCGTCGGCTGCTTCTACGGCTACACCGTCCGCGGCGGCCCGGTCGAGGTCGGCCGCGCCACGGCGCGGGCGATGATCGTGAACCTCATGGGGATCCACGCGATCGGGATCCTCGGCAGCCAGCTCTTCTGGGGCGGCGCGCCGCGACTGCCCATCGGCGGATGA
- a CDS encoding ABC transporter permease, whose product MEAGQLSRPALPKPPTEGARTRWAPPGPVVEIGSMLVLLGTALRRAVRGPLDYGPELVSQLRFVLGICLFPLVLTAFALSFGPAGIQASNFFELFGALDRMGGAYQIIVVRLFAPLVVAITLAGAAGTAICADLGAREVREETDALRVLGVDPVKQLVVPRLLAMMAAGVLFNIFAIAAGMLGAIVVLWQNDAAIAPFLSTFFSNATPLELAASFVKSAIYGAVIATVCCSKGIRASGGAQGVGRAVNAAVVVCFASIGFIDYAYTQLVLGTNPLLSQVRG is encoded by the coding sequence ATGGAAGCGGGACAGCTGTCTCGCCCTGCGCTGCCCAAGCCGCCCACCGAGGGCGCACGGACGCGATGGGCGCCGCCGGGACCGGTCGTGGAGATCGGCTCGATGCTCGTGCTGCTCGGCACGGCGCTGCGCCGCGCCGTGCGCGGGCCGCTGGACTACGGGCCCGAGCTCGTCTCGCAGCTGCGCTTCGTCCTGGGGATCTGCCTGTTCCCCCTCGTCCTGACGGCGTTCGCGCTGTCGTTCGGCCCGGCCGGCATCCAGGCCTCGAACTTCTTCGAGCTCTTCGGCGCGCTGGACCGGATGGGCGGCGCCTACCAGATCATCGTGGTGCGGCTGTTCGCCCCGCTGGTGGTGGCCATCACGCTCGCCGGCGCGGCGGGCACCGCGATCTGCGCGGACCTCGGCGCCCGCGAGGTGCGTGAGGAGACCGACGCGCTGCGCGTGCTCGGTGTCGACCCGGTCAAGCAGCTCGTCGTGCCGCGGCTGCTGGCGATGATGGCCGCGGGCGTGCTGTTCAACATCTTCGCGATCGCCGCGGGGATGCTCGGTGCGATCGTCGTGCTCTGGCAGAACGACGCCGCGATCGCGCCGTTCCTGTCGACCTTCTTCTCGAACGCCACGCCGCTCGAGCTCGCCGCGTCGTTCGTGAAGTCGGCGATCTACGGCGCGGTCATCGCGACGGTCTGCTGCTCGAAGGGCATCCGCGCGTCGGGCGGCGCGCAGGGCGTCGGGCGCGCGGTCAATGCCGCGGTCGTCGTCTGCTTCGCCTCGATCGGCTTCATCGACTACGCCTACACGCAGCTCGTGCTCGGCACGAACCCGCTGCTCTCGCAGGTGCGCGGATGA
- a CDS encoding TetR/AcrR family transcriptional regulator translates to MTSTRAYGGQSAEARRAGRRERLMDAAYTLLTEHGPAALTVTGVCGAAKLTARYFYEHFDNREALVQAIVEAETDAVIEATLAAALTAEGGPQERAVAATRALLATTDADPRRLRMAQEHDELVLRMRQVVADRMVERLVEHAEVAWGPMAGDVRPERLRLAASLAVGGVLQLVADWAAGQTAMDRDELAEVAARFAVQTGIAVLS, encoded by the coding sequence GTGACCTCGACGCGCGCCTACGGCGGCCAGTCGGCGGAGGCCCGTCGCGCCGGGCGCCGCGAGCGGCTGATGGACGCCGCGTACACCCTGCTCACGGAACACGGGCCCGCGGCGCTGACGGTCACCGGCGTGTGCGGTGCGGCGAAGCTGACCGCTCGGTACTTCTACGAGCACTTCGACAACCGCGAGGCACTCGTGCAGGCCATCGTCGAGGCGGAGACCGACGCGGTCATCGAGGCGACGCTCGCCGCCGCGCTGACGGCCGAGGGCGGGCCCCAGGAGCGCGCGGTGGCCGCGACGCGCGCGCTGCTGGCCACGACGGACGCCGATCCGCGCCGCCTGCGCATGGCCCAGGAGCACGACGAGCTCGTGCTGCGCATGCGCCAGGTCGTGGCCGACCGGATGGTCGAGCGCCTGGTGGAGCACGCGGAGGTCGCCTGGGGCCCGATGGCGGGCGACGTGCGCCCGGAGCGGCTGCGCCTGGCGGCCTCGCTCGCCGTGGGCGGCGTGCTGCAGCTCGTCGCCGACTGGGCGGCGGGCCAGACCGCGATGGACCGCGACGAGCTCGCCGAGGTCGCCGCGCGTTTCGCGGTGCAGACGGGGATCGCGGTGCTGTCCTAG
- a CDS encoding cytochrome P450: MATVLAPAPALPRPPRPKGLPLVGVVPQIARDPYGSFQRIAREHGDVVELAIPGMPTVLVSHPDHVRHITNTRHAAYPKPEMFRDAFFRDAPRFHGMANGAEWKRVRRMLNPKFTAKGLAPLQDRIIGAIEDHVGGWSRFAGTGATVDLQREFSLVTMRVLLRSMFTRPAPDAEVEHLAEVFERVMHGMAIAVLTTPLPGWVPRPRERRYDEAKAEVFAYVDRMLAERRAEGTTEETEGDLLDMVLHGEFDDGTTMTDEHIRREMLGLIFGGYETTAAVMSWTIARLAFAPEARERAYAEVDALGTARLTNEDLDALPWLRACFDEAQRLQGFVLNAREATEDDEIAGFHIPAGTTVAFSGQTLHRDPRWWRDPDAFSPSRFLEDDVNPYAFVPFGVGPRRCLGFKMAYQVGLWTLAEAFRRFRFTVPPGWTPEPRFVFSTTVKGGVPVTIEVRA; this comes from the coding sequence ATGGCGACGGTCCTCGCTCCTGCGCCCGCCCTGCCGCGCCCGCCGCGGCCCAAGGGCCTGCCCCTCGTCGGCGTCGTCCCGCAGATCGCCCGCGACCCGTACGGGTCCTTCCAGCGGATCGCCCGCGAGCACGGCGACGTCGTCGAGCTGGCGATCCCCGGCATGCCGACGGTGCTCGTGAGCCACCCGGACCACGTCCGGCACATCACGAACACCCGGCACGCCGCCTACCCCAAGCCCGAGATGTTCCGCGACGCGTTCTTCCGCGACGCGCCGCGCTTCCACGGGATGGCCAACGGCGCGGAGTGGAAGCGCGTGCGGCGGATGCTCAACCCGAAGTTCACCGCGAAGGGCCTCGCGCCGCTGCAGGACCGGATCATCGGCGCGATCGAGGACCACGTCGGCGGCTGGTCGCGCTTCGCCGGCACCGGGGCGACGGTCGACCTGCAGCGCGAGTTCTCACTCGTGACGATGCGCGTGCTCCTGCGCTCGATGTTCACCCGGCCGGCGCCCGACGCCGAGGTCGAGCACCTCGCGGAGGTCTTCGAGCGCGTGATGCACGGCATGGCGATCGCGGTGCTGACGACCCCGCTGCCTGGATGGGTGCCGCGTCCGCGCGAGCGCCGCTACGACGAGGCCAAGGCCGAGGTCTTCGCCTACGTCGACCGGATGCTCGCCGAGCGGCGCGCCGAGGGGACGACCGAGGAGACCGAGGGCGACCTGCTCGACATGGTCCTCCACGGGGAGTTCGACGACGGCACGACGATGACCGACGAGCACATCCGCCGGGAGATGCTCGGCCTGATCTTCGGCGGCTACGAGACGACGGCCGCGGTCATGTCGTGGACGATCGCGCGGCTGGCCTTCGCGCCCGAGGCCCGCGAGCGCGCCTACGCCGAGGTCGATGCCCTGGGCACCGCCCGGCTCACGAACGAGGACCTCGACGCGCTGCCGTGGCTGCGGGCGTGCTTCGACGAGGCCCAGCGGCTGCAGGGCTTCGTGCTCAACGCCCGCGAGGCCACCGAGGACGACGAGATCGCCGGCTTCCACATCCCGGCCGGGACGACCGTCGCGTTCTCGGGCCAGACGCTGCACCGCGACCCGCGCTGGTGGCGCGACCCGGATGCGTTCAGCCCCTCGCGCTTCCTCGAGGACGACGTCAACCCGTACGCGTTCGTCCCGTTCGGCGTCGGCCCGCGCCGCTGCCTCGGCTTCAAGATGGCCTACCAGGTCGGGCTCTGGACCCTCGCCGAGGCGTTTCGCCGCTTCCGCTTCACGGTGCCGCCGGGCTGGACGCCCGAACCGCGGTTCGTCTTCTCCACCACCGTCAAGGGCGGGGTCCCGGTCACGATCGAGGTGCGCGCGTGA